A region of Lycium barbarum isolate Lr01 chromosome 1, ASM1917538v2, whole genome shotgun sequence DNA encodes the following proteins:
- the LOC132604035 gene encoding cytochrome P450 89A2-like translates to MESWLLLLLIIILTLFLSFLFKSNNQKKVPPGPSAFSVISSFLRANADIELILRDLKTKYGPVFNFRIGLGFRRPSIYVASHSLAYQALVKQGAIYSDRPKASLTLPSSRINMASSPYGPTWRLLRRNLVSEMLHPSRTKSYSKVLSRVLSILIQQLRADSAATEVITLIDQFRYAMFYLLVLMCFGDKIDEPQVKQIQDVQRRWILTLGRFINLSFFPTSLQKIIFRNQWKELIQMIQEQERVFIPLIEARMKAKTEEGMVAYKDTLLNLEFPEEKRKFNHGEIVSLCSEFLTGGTDTTSTSLQWIMANLVKYPSIQEKLYQEISDVVNKGNSKPKEVKEEDLQKMPYLKAVILEGLRRHPPGHFLQPHAVTEEVELNGYVIPKDATITFMVADMNLDPNVWENPLDFKPDRFLSVDGDTEAFDITGNREIKMMPFGAGRRMCPGYGLAMFHMEYFVANLIWHFEWKAVDGDDIDLSEKLEFAVTMKNPLRARIRPRQAQIGKFMLQPVQFHLSNQYAARFHCYLEMQQAKRGSELRSGHDETRNIRIHKEVI, encoded by the exons ATGGAGTCATGgctcctcctcctcctcatcatcatcctcactctctttctctctttcttatTCAAATCAAATAACCAGAAGAAAGTTCCCCCCGGACCCTCTGCTTTTTCGGTGATTAGCAGCTTCCTACGGGCTAACGCCGATATAGAACTCATCCTCAGGGACCTCAAGACTAAATATGGTCCTGTATTCAACTTCAGAATTGGACTTGGATTTCGTCGTCCTTCCATATATGTTGCTAGCCACTCATTAGCCTATCAAGCTTTAGTCAAGCAAGGCGCTATTTACTCTGACAGGCCAAAGGCCAGTTTAACCCTCCCCAGTAGCCGAATTAACATGGCCTCCTCCCCTTACGGCCCCACATGGCGCCTCCTCCGCAGAAACCTTGTCTCTGAAATGCTCCACCCTTCTCGGACAAAATCCTACTCTAAGGTCCTATCTCGGGTACTCAGTATCCTCATTCAACAGCTCCGTGCTGATTCTGCAGCCACCGAAGTGATAACGTTAATTGATCAATTCCGTTATGCCATGTTTTATCTTCTTGTCCTGATGTGCTTCGGGGATAAGATAGACGAGCCTCAAGTCAAACAGATCCAAGATGTACAACGAAGATGGATCTTAACTCTTGGCCGATTCATCAATCTCAGCTTTTTCCCAACATCACTTCAAAAGATCATTTTCAGGAATCAATGGAAAGAGCTCATCCAAATGATACAAGAGCAAGAGAGGGTCTTTATACCTCTGATCGAGGCTCGAATGAAAGCAAAAACTGAGGAAGGAATGGTGGCTTATAAAGATACATTGTTGAATTTGGAATTCCCAGAGGAAAAGAGGAAGTTTAATCATGGAGAGATTGTTAGTCTCTGCAGTGAGTTCCTCACTGGTGGTACTGATACTACCTCCACCTCGTTACAATGGATTATGGCCAACTTGGTCAAGTACCCTTCTATTCAGGAAAAACTATACCAAGAAATATCTGACGTAGTGAACAAAGGGAATTCGAAGCCAAAGGAAGTGAAAGAGgaagatttacagaaaatgccTTACCTAAAAGCAGTGATCTTGGAAGGACTAAGGCGGCATCCGCCAGGTCATTTCCTGCAGCCGCATGCAGTGACAGAGGAAGTGGAACTCAACGGCTATGTGATCCCTAAGGATGCAACAATTACTTTCATGGTTGCAGATATGAATTTGGACCCAAATGTGTGGGAGAATCCCTTGGATTTCAAACCAGATAGGTTCTTATCAGTGGATGGTGATACAGAAGCGTTTGATATAACAGGAAATAGAGAGATCAAGATGATGCCTTTTGGTGCAGGGAGAAGAATGTGTCCAGGCTATGGCTTGGCTATGTTCCATATGGAGTACTTTGTGGCTAATTTGATCTGGCACTTTGAGTGGAAGGCTGTGGATGGAGATGATATTGATCTATCAGAGAAGCTGGAATTCGCTGTTACGATGAAAAATCCATTGCGTGCTCGCATCCGTCCCAGA CAAGCGCAGATTGGTAAATTTATGCTTCAACCAGTGCAATTTCACTTGAGCAATCAATATGCAGCTCGCTTTCACTGTTACCTGGAAATGCAGCAGGCTAAGCGAGGTTCAGAACTCAGAAGTGGACATGATGAAACACGTAACATAAGAATACACAAAGAGGTGATCTGA
- the LOC132604043 gene encoding uncharacterized protein At5g41620-like: protein MSSSRSPSLQSDDNYSYQFIQTKGFDKVKDMSVSARKMAATLWETNGVLKDLKERSEVEIGRKERVLKSSKLGSVALEFSDPFHGPVSERRQRSKMGSHRRRKHMKADLTHQNGCSMEVDQTQNHGQTLSRHQLKDVCHGLTTCKELLQVLSHVWNLKEQKSTSSSLFSAIATELDWLCDQVSKLIDENTHNDSEVDILLKKFEEEKMAWKIKEQDRIHAAITSVAREVKIEKKLRKQTERLNKKLGRELADTKVSLSKAVKELQGEKRDREILEQMCDELARGLREDRAEMEELKRQSAKIREEVEMEQKMLQQADVMREERVQMKLSDAKYHFKEKNEVVDKLRNEFEAYLRSTKGQEQGSDSPNYETIDELERHLRETLPSTHHYQDKEKADEEVLIKEEDGEEGDSADSDLCSFELNMGDKKSHQWCNTLQNDPNRLLVSDKNTGWMSQSISLERETSDGIAWEFCVGEKENTKTVDRGISNFLNNGGTPDFSSQAWEKDHPDETERYKMIKDLCDRIISASRITSSQGFSSPNRNWGQQKLSSNDPYKVMVRALPSCREKLEGIP, encoded by the exons ATGAGTTCATCAAGATCACCTTCTCTGCAAAGTGATGATAATTATTCATACCAGTTTATTCAAACAAAGGGCTTTGATAAAGTGAAAGACATGTCGGTTTCAGCAAGAAAAATGGCTGCTACTCTATGGGAAACTAATGGGGTTTTGAAGGATTTGAAGGAGAGGAGTGAAGTTGAAATTGGTAGGAAAGAAAGAGTTTTGAAGTCATCCAAATTGGGCTCAGTAGCTTTGGAATTCTCTGATCCTTTTCATGGCCCTGTTTCTGAG AGAAGGCAGCGATCCAAAATGGGTAGTCATAGAAGAAGAAAACATATGAAGGCTGATCTCACTCACCAAAATGGTTGCTCTATGGAG GTTGATCAGACACAAAATCATGGACAGACTCTAAGCAGACATCAGTTGAAGGATGTGTGTCATGGCCTTACGACATGTAAAGAGCTGCTGCAAGTTCTAAGTCATGTCTGGAATCTCAAAGAGCAGAAATCTACAAGTTCATCCCTTTTCTCAGCTATAGCTACCGAGCTTGACTGGTTGTGCGATCAAGTGTCTAAATTGATAGACGAAAACACACATAACGATAGTGAAGTTGATATCCTGTTGAAGAAGTTTGAAGAAGAAAAGATGGCCTGGAAGATTAAAGAGCAAGACAGGATTCATGCTGCCATTACATCTGTAGCGAGGGAGGTCAAGATAGAGAAGAAGCTGAGGAAGCAAACTGAGAGATTAAATAAGAAGCTTGGTAGAGAATTGGCGGATACAAAGGTATCTCTCTCGAAGGCAGTCAAAGAACTTCAAGGCGAGAAAAGGGACAGAGAGATATTGGAGCAAATGTGTGATGAATTAGCCAGAGGTCTCAGAGAAGATAGAGCTGAGATGGAAGAATTGAAGAGACAATCTGCTAAAATTCGGGAAGAGGTGGAAATGGAACAGAAAATGCTTCAACAAGCTGATGTGATGCGCGAGGAAAGAGTTCAAATGAAACTTTCAGATGCCAAGTATCATTTCAAGGAGAAAAATGAAGTTGTTGATAAGTTAAGGAATGAATTTGAAGCCTATTTGAGATCCACAAAGGGCCAAGAACAAGGCAGTGATTCGCCTAATTATGAAACAATTGATGAGCTTGAGAGACACTTGAGAGAAACACTTCCAAGTACACACCATTACCAAGATAAAGAAAAGGCAGATGAGGAAGTACTTATTAAAGAAGAAGATGGAGAAGAAGGTGATTCAGCTGATAGCGACCTTTGTTCCTTTGAATTAAACATGGGTGATAAGAAGAGCCATCAGTGGTGCAATACTCTACAGAATGATCCAAATAGATTGTTGGTTTCTGATAAAAATACAGGGTGGATGTCGCAAAGCATTTCCTTAGAAAGGGAAACTTCAGATGGCATAGCATGGGAATTCTGCGTGGGAGAGAAAGAAAATACGAAGACTGTGGATAGAGGAATCTCAAACTTTCTTAACAATGGAGGAACACCAGACTTCTCTTCTCAAGCTTGGGAAAAGGATCATCCGGATGAGACGGAGAGATATAAAATGATCAAGGATCTTTGTGACCGTATTATTTCTGCTTCAAGAATAACATCCTCTCAAGGGTTTTCTAGTCCAAACAGGAACTGGGGCCAACAGAAATTATCTTCCAATGATCCTTACAAAGTGATGGTGAGGGCTTTGCCATCGTGCAGGGAGAAACTTGAAGGAATACCATAG